The Gordonia sp. KTR9 genome contains a region encoding:
- a CDS encoding HNH endonuclease yields the protein MGVSAFRSGGDVSSTFDGADPVSLPDEVLEGRVLGYAAQITALTADFLDLVAELAERDSWRGPGIHSLAHWLSWKAGIASRTAHEHVRIAKAIRELPMIRKAFHEGRLTYSKVRALTRVATPERERELVNVALSCTASQLDRAVRAMGQIDRDRGVAEEGRPPKESTGRWKWNADGSLSVSLRLSPLDGARFLAGAVRAEYERTRTCDDPDLPTAASVPRNTEPESGDGELEVVPSRRRDLWRKVPSNVAPAVVAMADMVHDGIAMPDVAPGAEILIHAGEGVEQAHLDDGPALSEVEVAEARCGASIRDVVSRRVPGQPGKLALLGVGRRKRTPNKALVRALFVRDRCCQMPGCGRTRHLHAHHVRWWSVGGRTDPDNLILLCGSCHRSLHRGEFSITAHGQQRFTFHRPDGGEIEVAPPTVRPAGWQPNPGIGINATVPVGGGRMGLGYTTEVLYAVWEWKERNSSRRDQVVDAAA from the coding sequence GTGGGGGTCAGTGCTTTTCGTTCGGGTGGGGATGTGTCGTCGACGTTCGATGGTGCGGATCCAGTGTCGTTGCCTGATGAGGTGCTCGAGGGGCGGGTGCTGGGGTATGCCGCGCAGATCACTGCGCTGACCGCGGATTTCCTTGACCTGGTGGCGGAATTGGCTGAGCGGGACTCGTGGCGGGGACCGGGGATTCACTCACTGGCGCACTGGTTGTCGTGGAAGGCCGGCATTGCATCGCGAACGGCGCATGAGCATGTGCGAATCGCAAAAGCGATACGAGAATTACCCATGATTCGCAAGGCTTTTCATGAAGGTCGACTGACGTATTCGAAGGTGCGCGCCTTGACGCGGGTGGCCACGCCGGAGCGTGAGCGGGAGTTGGTGAATGTGGCGCTGTCGTGCACTGCGAGTCAGTTGGATCGGGCGGTGCGGGCGATGGGCCAGATCGATCGTGATCGTGGCGTCGCCGAGGAGGGTCGGCCGCCGAAGGAGTCGACGGGCCGGTGGAAGTGGAATGCTGACGGGTCGTTGTCGGTGTCGTTGAGGTTGAGTCCGTTGGATGGCGCGCGGTTTCTGGCCGGTGCGGTACGCGCAGAGTATGAACGCACCCGGACCTGCGACGATCCGGATCTGCCTACCGCTGCGAGTGTTCCGCGGAACACCGAACCGGAGTCGGGTGACGGCGAATTGGAGGTGGTTCCGTCGCGGCGTCGGGATCTGTGGCGGAAGGTGCCGTCGAATGTGGCGCCGGCGGTGGTGGCGATGGCCGACATGGTGCATGACGGGATAGCGATGCCTGATGTAGCGCCGGGTGCGGAGATCCTCATTCATGCCGGTGAGGGGGTGGAGCAGGCTCATCTCGATGATGGTCCGGCGTTGTCTGAGGTCGAGGTGGCCGAGGCGCGGTGCGGTGCGTCGATTCGAGATGTGGTGAGTCGCAGGGTTCCCGGGCAGCCGGGGAAGCTTGCGTTGTTGGGTGTGGGGCGTAGGAAGCGGACGCCGAACAAGGCGTTGGTGCGGGCGTTGTTTGTGCGGGATCGGTGTTGTCAGATGCCGGGGTGTGGTCGGACGCGTCATCTGCATGCTCATCATGTGCGGTGGTGGTCGGTGGGTGGGCGGACGGATCCGGACAATCTGATCTTGTTGTGCGGGTCATGTCATCGGTCGTTGCATCGAGGTGAGTTCTCGATCACCGCGCACGGTCAGCAACGGTTCACGTTTCACCGCCCGGACGGTGGCGAGATCGAGGTGGCGCCACCGACTGTGAGACCGGCTGGGTGGCAACCGAACCCTGGAATAGGGATCAACGCGACGGTCCCGGTCGGTGGGGGTCGGATGGGTCTGGGGTACACCACCGAGGTGCTCTACGCGGTATGGGAATGGAAGGAACGCAACAGTTCTCGCCGGGACCAGGTTGTGGACGCGGCGGCGTGA
- a CDS encoding LGFP repeat-containing protein: MKQVASRRAEFVAGLFVVTLIAAGCGTSDTDDSSSSASATTVVAEDAAPTPTETTVMGEDDVEVTLTGPLAVKYGSATEAQRAALGKPLTGDHNAGTRESGVVYQQFRGGVIIAKNSNPATPGYIVTSGKIRDAWNTERAPDGTPLLTGTNGSAGPLGVPTSDVTVDGDLEVVTFEHGEISENTTTGEVTVTVNGKTVPSGLK, from the coding sequence ATGAAGCAGGTGGCATCCCGTCGCGCCGAGTTCGTTGCCGGACTGTTCGTGGTCACGCTGATCGCCGCCGGTTGCGGCACCTCAGACACCGACGACTCGTCCTCCAGCGCGTCGGCGACCACCGTTGTCGCGGAGGATGCGGCACCCACGCCCACCGAGACGACGGTGATGGGTGAGGACGACGTCGAGGTGACCCTCACCGGCCCGCTAGCCGTCAAGTACGGCTCGGCGACGGAGGCACAGCGGGCAGCCCTGGGCAAACCGCTGACCGGGGATCACAACGCCGGAACCCGCGAGAGTGGCGTTGTGTACCAACAGTTTCGCGGCGGAGTGATCATCGCGAAGAACAGCAACCCCGCAACGCCCGGGTACATCGTCACCTCCGGCAAGATCCGGGACGCATGGAACACCGAGCGCGCACCGGACGGCACACCGCTACTCACCGGCACCAACGGCTCGGCCGGGCCTCTCGGCGTGCCCACGAGCGACGTGACAGTCGACGGTGACCTCGAGGTGGTGACCTTCGAACACGGCGAGATCTCCGAAAACACGACGACCGGTGAGGTGACCGTCACGGTCAACGGCAAGACCGTGCCCTCAGGCCTGAAGTAA
- a CDS encoding alpha/beta fold hydrolase, with the protein MTSPIREYTTISHPQPKTRVWHEIQGDGRPVVLLHGAFSGASSWGGQVPALVEAGWKVFSPERHGHGHSPDVMDEFHYADMAEETIAYLDEVVDGPAEIVGWSDGAVVGVLVALRRPDLVRHLVLIGQYYNSSGRAVGGILDALDTADDELMGFFAAEYASESPDGADHFQVVFDKTMSMINSEPEIDLGDLAAITAPTLVMQGDRDEVTLEHSRDVAAAIPGARLAVIPGTHLIPIEAPQAVNAVIVQFLSEE; encoded by the coding sequence GTGACCTCTCCGATACGCGAGTACACGACCATCAGTCATCCCCAGCCGAAAACCCGTGTCTGGCATGAGATCCAGGGGGACGGCCGACCCGTCGTCCTGCTGCACGGCGCCTTCTCCGGCGCGTCGTCGTGGGGCGGGCAGGTGCCTGCCCTCGTCGAGGCGGGGTGGAAGGTGTTCTCTCCGGAGCGGCACGGCCATGGCCACAGCCCGGACGTGATGGACGAGTTCCACTATGCGGACATGGCCGAGGAGACGATCGCGTATCTCGACGAGGTCGTCGACGGCCCCGCCGAGATCGTCGGGTGGAGTGATGGTGCGGTCGTGGGTGTGCTGGTGGCGCTGCGCCGGCCCGATCTGGTCCGTCATCTGGTCCTGATCGGTCAGTACTACAACAGTTCAGGGCGTGCCGTCGGTGGCATTCTCGATGCACTCGACACCGCCGACGACGAGCTGATGGGTTTCTTCGCGGCGGAGTACGCGTCCGAATCCCCGGACGGGGCGGACCATTTCCAGGTCGTGTTCGACAAGACGATGTCGATGATCAACTCCGAGCCCGAGATCGATCTCGGCGATCTGGCGGCGATCACCGCACCGACCCTGGTCATGCAGGGCGATCGAGACGAGGTGACTCTCGAGCACAGCCGCGACGTCGCCGCCGCCATACCGGGAGCCCGGTTGGCCGTGATCCCCGGGACGCACCTCATCCCGATCGAGGCGCCTCAGGCGGTGAATGCGGTGATCGTGCAGTTCTTGAGTGAGGAATGA
- a CDS encoding STAS domain-containing protein: protein MKADRFEPVVVDDDHDAASAGRVLAVISTKRDQLVILTAHGSIDLLTVPRFGAAVLEAVSEQPRGLIIDLTATDFLASSGIAALLAARAAVTPSGRFGVVAEHPAVTRPLRLSGLDQTLGLHPSMADAFTAMTQD from the coding sequence ATGAAGGCAGACAGGTTCGAACCGGTGGTCGTCGACGATGACCACGACGCCGCCTCAGCAGGTCGCGTTCTGGCGGTGATCTCCACGAAGCGCGATCAGCTCGTCATCCTGACCGCTCATGGCAGCATCGATCTGCTCACCGTTCCACGGTTCGGCGCAGCCGTTCTGGAAGCGGTGAGCGAGCAACCCCGCGGACTGATCATCGATCTCACCGCCACCGACTTCCTCGCATCCTCCGGCATCGCTGCGCTCCTCGCCGCGCGCGCGGCCGTCACCCCGAGCGGCCGGTTCGGTGTCGTCGCCGAGCATCCTGCGGTCACGCGGCCCTTGCGGCTGTCCGGGCTCGATCAGACACTCGGCCTCCACCCCTCGATGGCGGACGCCTTCACGGCGATGACCCAGGACTGA
- a CDS encoding winged helix-turn-helix transcriptional regulator, translating into MDSEGEPTLRDPVRRAYEVCPVEVSVAVLGGSWKMTIVKNLLEGPMRYGALGRAVGPVTPRVLTRQLRELESDGIVQRTAFPEVPPRVEYSLTEQGQALGPFVSALNEWGKNYATEVIEPKIARPGAVAS; encoded by the coding sequence ATGGACAGTGAGGGCGAGCCCACCCTGCGGGACCCGGTTCGACGTGCCTACGAGGTGTGTCCGGTCGAAGTGAGCGTCGCCGTTCTCGGCGGCTCCTGGAAGATGACCATCGTCAAGAACCTCCTCGAGGGGCCGATGAGGTACGGCGCTCTGGGGCGGGCGGTCGGTCCGGTGACGCCCCGAGTGCTCACCCGCCAGCTTCGTGAACTCGAAAGCGACGGCATCGTGCAGCGCACCGCCTTCCCGGAGGTCCCGCCCAGGGTCGAGTACTCGCTCACCGAACAGGGGCAGGCGCTGGGCCCGTTCGTGTCGGCGCTCAACGAGTGGGGGAAGAACTACGCGACCGAGGTCATCGAACCGAAGATCGCTCGCCCGGGGGCAGTGGCGAGCTGA
- a CDS encoding MFS transporter — protein MTDSPTRHPADARSAPPSSSPAATRRAVLNTLRGSSGNLVEWYDVYVYTVFATYFESQFFDPADKNSTVYVYAVFAVTFLMRPVGSWFFGRYADRRGRRAALTFSVSLMAACSLAIALTPGRESIGVWAAVILVLCRLVQGFATGGEYGASATYMSEAATRERRGFFSSFQYVTLIGGHVLAQLTLLVMQVFLDKDQISDFGWRIAFLIGGVAAVVVFWLRRSMDESLTPEQLEAVRSGADSESGSIRELVLHYWRPLLVCFLVTIGGTIAFYTYSVNAPAIVKTAYEDHGRTGTWINLIGLVFLMMLQPIGGMISDKVGRKPVLIFFGVGGVLYTYVLITYLPQTTSVAASLTLLAVGYVILTGYTSINAIVKAELFPSHVRALGVGLGYALANSAFGGTAPLIYQAAKNGGHVPWFIAYVTAVIAVSLLVYVFVLRNKAETPLDREQGRAFVDAEVVARRA, from the coding sequence ATGACCGACTCGCCCACCCGGCACCCCGCGGACGCACGGAGCGCACCGCCGAGTTCGTCGCCCGCAGCCACCCGCCGCGCCGTGCTCAACACCTTGCGCGGGTCCTCCGGCAACCTCGTCGAGTGGTACGACGTCTACGTCTACACGGTGTTCGCGACGTACTTCGAGAGCCAGTTCTTCGATCCGGCCGACAAGAACTCGACCGTCTACGTGTACGCCGTCTTCGCCGTCACCTTCCTGATGCGGCCGGTCGGCTCCTGGTTCTTCGGCCGGTACGCAGACCGTCGGGGCCGACGCGCGGCGCTGACCTTCAGCGTGTCGTTGATGGCCGCGTGCTCCCTGGCCATCGCGCTGACACCGGGGCGGGAGTCGATCGGCGTGTGGGCGGCGGTCATCCTGGTGCTCTGTCGATTGGTGCAGGGATTCGCCACCGGCGGTGAGTACGGCGCGTCGGCCACCTACATGTCGGAGGCGGCCACCCGCGAGCGACGCGGCTTCTTCTCGTCGTTCCAGTACGTGACGCTGATCGGCGGACACGTGCTGGCACAGCTGACCCTGCTCGTGATGCAGGTGTTCCTCGACAAGGACCAGATCTCCGACTTCGGTTGGCGCATCGCGTTCCTCATCGGCGGCGTGGCTGCCGTCGTCGTCTTCTGGCTGCGCCGCAGCATGGACGAGTCGCTTACCCCGGAGCAGTTGGAGGCCGTCCGCAGCGGGGCCGACTCCGAGTCCGGATCTATTCGTGAACTCGTCCTGCACTACTGGCGCCCCCTGCTGGTCTGCTTCCTGGTCACCATCGGTGGCACCATCGCCTTCTACACCTACAGCGTCAACGCGCCGGCCATCGTCAAGACGGCGTACGAAGACCACGGTCGCACCGGGACCTGGATCAACCTCATCGGATTGGTGTTCCTGATGATGTTGCAGCCGATCGGCGGGATGATCAGCGACAAGGTCGGGCGCAAACCGGTCCTGATCTTCTTCGGCGTCGGCGGTGTCCTGTACACCTACGTCCTGATCACCTATCTGCCCCAGACCACCTCGGTGGCTGCGTCGTTGACCCTGCTCGCCGTCGGCTATGTGATCCTCACCGGCTACACCTCGATCAACGCGATCGTGAAGGCCGAACTCTTCCCGTCGCACGTGCGGGCCCTGGGAGTCGGTCTCGGTTATGCGCTTGCGAACTCCGCGTTCGGCGGCACCGCACCGTTGATCTACCAGGCGGCCAAGAACGGCGGCCACGTCCCCTGGTTCATCGCCTACGTCACCGCGGTGATCGCGGTGTCGCTGCTGGTCTACGTGTTCGTCCTGCGCAACAAGGCGGAGACGCCACTCGACCGCGAACAGGGTCGGGCCTTCGTCGACGCCGAGGTCGTCGCGCGGCGGGCCTAA
- a CDS encoding sensor histidine kinase yields MVVDRAGTTRAAAGLTADSPEVAEAVSEALRNQRTRIASGLTPWSPPSALVAMPIGTGTQVDGAVVIAASTSEARRDVARTWSVIGGGAIAMLVVGSVIAVALSRWTVRPLTALTTRVRSLRASVIDRVPGASEPRPSEPRDHRATGPPEVRELARIFDAMADDVETATAAQRRLVADTAHALRNPLAAVRFRLDTLGLGLTGRALESHQKTLVEIDRLDRIVEDLLVLATAEARPAGSATGVCDVGAVLVERHDFWAGALTDAGLSASIALPSGPTRTTIAALDEDDLVRAIDVLLSNAVKYAGPAASVELGCRPEGARIDIWVADTGRGVTEAELPRVTERFFRASTGGGPGSGLGLSIARALVEGAGGELTVSAGRPAGLRVDLWIPAADVVSSAAADDQS; encoded by the coding sequence GTGGTCGTCGACCGGGCCGGTACGACGCGGGCCGCGGCCGGGCTCACCGCCGACTCGCCGGAGGTCGCCGAGGCCGTGTCCGAGGCGTTGCGCAACCAGCGAACCCGGATCGCGTCGGGATTGACACCCTGGTCGCCCCCGTCGGCACTGGTGGCCATGCCGATCGGCACGGGCACCCAGGTCGACGGCGCGGTCGTCATCGCGGCGTCGACGTCGGAGGCGAGACGCGACGTCGCCCGGACCTGGTCGGTGATCGGCGGTGGCGCCATCGCGATGCTCGTGGTGGGGTCGGTGATCGCTGTTGCGCTGTCGCGCTGGACTGTTCGCCCGCTCACCGCCTTGACGACACGGGTGCGATCGCTGCGCGCGTCGGTCATCGACCGTGTTCCCGGAGCGAGCGAGCCGAGGCCGAGCGAGCCCCGCGATCACCGGGCCACCGGCCCGCCGGAGGTTCGCGAGCTGGCCCGCATCTTCGACGCGATGGCCGACGACGTCGAGACCGCCACAGCCGCCCAGCGCCGCCTGGTGGCCGACACCGCGCACGCACTTCGTAACCCCCTCGCAGCGGTCAGATTTCGCCTCGACACTCTCGGCCTCGGCCTGACCGGCCGAGCGCTCGAATCGCATCAGAAGACCCTGGTGGAGATCGATCGGCTCGACCGCATCGTCGAGGACCTGCTGGTCCTGGCCACCGCCGAGGCGCGGCCCGCCGGCTCCGCCACCGGCGTCTGCGATGTCGGCGCCGTGCTGGTCGAGCGCCACGACTTCTGGGCGGGTGCGCTCACCGACGCCGGACTGTCGGCGTCGATCGCCCTGCCGTCGGGGCCCACTCGGACGACGATCGCGGCGCTCGACGAGGACGACCTCGTCCGCGCGATCGACGTCCTGCTGAGCAACGCGGTCAAGTACGCCGGGCCGGCCGCGTCCGTGGAGCTGGGCTGCCGGCCGGAGGGAGCGCGGATTGACATCTGGGTCGCCGACACCGGTCGTGGCGTGACGGAGGCCGAGTTGCCACGCGTGACGGAACGGTTCTTCCGTGCCTCGACCGGCGGCGGACCCGGCTCCGGACTCGGATTGTCCATCGCGCGGGCGCTGGTCGAGGGTGCCGGGGGCGAACTGACGGTGAGTGCCGGACGACCGGCGGGACTTCGGGTGGACCTGTGGATCCCGGCCGCGGACGTGGTGTCGAGTGCCGCGGCGGACGACCAGTCCTAA